The Penicillium digitatum chromosome 6, complete sequence genome has a window encoding:
- a CDS encoding 3-carboxy-cis,cis-muconate cycloisomerase, producing the protein MAVSALASRIFRNLFGTQEIRDIFTDKADVQSLIEVEAALARAEAAVGVIPADAGKALTDAFARLQIEYTRRDGQVYPLRGDDASMLQMKRGIILVKRELEILKGILKGLVATHRDTILRNSERIEEIEQRCLLVQFGGAAGIIASLGADDTGLRVREQLAVELGLNNPDITWHVALDNVAEILNFLALAGGTLGKIVLDMMKMSSNEFDEKRNPISSEVILAASKMLRANASLGLDVMVTDYERASGPWHLEWVALPDAVVTAVGVLHRTDCALGGLGVNVDSMKRHLYSTQGLIVGEAVMMGQAPHLGQQGAHDLVYEACKCVIEQNRTLLEILPELPP; encoded by the exons ATGGCTGTCTCCGCCCTCGCCTCTCGCATTTTCCGCAACTTGTTCGGAACACAAGAAATTCGGGACATCTTCACCGATAAGGCAGATGTGCAATCCCTAATTGAAGTCGAAGCTGCTTTGGCGCGCGCCGAAGCAGCTGTTGGTGTGATCCCCGCCGACGCAGGAAAGGCACTTACCGACGCTTTTGCACGCCTTCAGATTGA GTACACCCGACGAGATGGCCAAGTTTATCCACTGAGGGGCGACGATGCTTCCATGCTTCAGATGAAGCGCGGTATCATTCTGGTGAAAAGAGAGCTTGAGATCCTGAAGGGGATTCTGAAGGGCCTTGTGGCTACCCATCGTGACAC CATCCTCCGAAACTCGGAGCGGATCGAGGAGATCGAGCAGCGGTGCCTGCTTGTCCAGTTCGGTGGTGCGGCGGGCATAATCGCTTCATTGGGTGCCGACGATACAGGGCTCCGGGTTCGGGAGCAGCTTGCCGTCGAACTTGGATTGAACAATCCCGATATCACTTGGCATGTTGCGCTGGATAACGTGGCGGAGATCCTCAACTTCCTGGCTCTTGCGGGTGGCACATTAGGGAAGATTGTATTGGACATGATGAAAATGTCTTCGAATGAGTTTGACGAG AAGCGTAATCCTATCTCCAGTGAGGTGATCCTGGCTGCGTCGAAGATGCTGCGTGCCAATGCGTCACTAGGATTAGATGTCATGGTTACCGACTATGAGCGTGCCTCTGGGCCGTGGCATTTGGAGTGGGTGGCTCTTCCTGATGCTGTCGTGACTGCAGTGGGCGTTTTGCACCGGACGGATTGCGCTCTCGGGGGATTGGGGGTTAACGTTGACTCGATGAAACGCCATCTGTATTCCACACAGGGGTTGATTGTGGGCGAGGCTGTGATGATGGGACAGGCACCGCATTTGGGACAACAAGGAGCTCATGATCTCGTTTATGAGGCCTGCAAATGTGTCATTGAACAGAATCGGACCTTGCTTGAAATTCTTCCGGAGTTGCCTCCTTGA